CCCCCCTGCAAAGCGggcttccttcctctccccggGGCAccgtttcccccttccttccccagcaggCTGGCGGAGCGGCTGCTCTGTCCCGCGCTAAGTGATCGCTGCGCAGGGGTTTTATTAAAGGGCTTTCTAATGACCGACCGACGAAACTGCTCGGCGGTCTCTGATGATCCCGCTTCTGCTCGGAAGCCAGAAAGCATTTGAATGAACTACAGCCACCGTTAGCCGTCGTAGAAATCCCTGTGCTGCAAAAGCAAGGCTGGCCTTGCACGGTTCCCTATCGTCAGCAGCacagaataaacaaaaacatgccTGGAAAAGGCACTCTTGAATTATTTATTCCAAAGTAGCCCAGTGCAGATAAACAAGTTCTAGCGTAACTGAAATCCGTTATAAAATTAACACCATTACCCAAAACAAGTTAGTTATTCTATGCATAAAATGTATGTGTCCTTCATCATTTCTATTTTAGCCCTTTGGCCAATTTTTTGCCAAATtgtggaaggagagaagagctgAAAGACACTACGCTGCTAGAAGTTTTGCAGAAAGAGACAGCCAGAGGAGAGGAATCCTGGAGTATGCCCCCTCAAAGGAAGGCTTAGATGTGTACACTTAACGTACTTTAGACATCAGAGAATCTCCCTGAAGGAGACACACATTATGGCCATCCTAGTCAAAGTCTGTCCTGTATCAGATACTAGAAAATCCACTTCACCATCCAAAGATTTTCCTGCTAGGATTTTCTGATGCCTAATAAGGGCGCTGAGtttctctgcagtgccggtACAGCTCAGTGCTGAGTCAGCCGCGCAGATGATGCTCACCCCTGGGTGACCAGACCTTCCTCGTTCCGCTCTCCATGGAAAGGCTTCCGTAGGAAAggggaagctgctgcagctgtgtgctgctgcagcgCTTCTTTACACAACATCACGAGCACAGCAGGTGCTAAAAATGAACAGTTCTATTTTGCAATAGCATCCGGTACCTCAATGTTAAATGTATTACGACACTGCCTGCCTACAATccttatattaaaaataagcaagtgAATTGACTATTGTAATCCTAAGGAATCTATGTTGCTTTCAGGGAGTGAGAAAGGCTGGACTCATCCCAACCAGTCTCCACAGACTTTCCCTGGGGGATCTGGCCCAAAATATCTGTGACTCTTGCTACCCTTCTACTACAGCTCTTAGCCTGACAAGCAGCGCCCCGTGCCAGTGAACTGACACCACACCACCAGCATTGTTCACCAAACAGCTAGAGCTGTGCAGGAGAAACTACAGTTTGTGGGAAATCCCAGGCTGAAATAATGATCTgagcggttttttttttttttccccccctcactTTTCTGATTCTGCAATACCAGAGCCATTATTAAatcaggaggggaaaaagataTGAGCAGCTTCTTCCTGTAGGAACAGGCAGGTTCCTGGGCCTGATATTAAGTAGGACTTGTATAGGACCTGTGACAGACCACACTAGTTTCTAAACATGTTTTCCCAAGTATTTCCATTTGGCAAAGGGATTGTAGGGCTGTCAGTGGAAAGGGACACCTCCAGAAGTACAGGTTGGACAGCCAAGgcagtaaaatttatttttttaaatgatctgtTCCCTCCCTTTCTGTGCAATTCCTGCCAGACCGGTCCTGTGATTGACATGCCAGTGCCTGCCAGCTTCAACGATATCACTCAAGACCCCAGCTTGGAGAACTACATCGGCTGGGTTTGGTATGAGAAAGAGGTGCTGCTTCCTCGCCACTGGCTTCAGGATGACCTCAACACCAGGGTGGTGCTCCGTTTCGGTAGTGCCCATTACTACTCCATTGTGGTACGTTGCACGGGAAATTGTCCATGTATTTCCAAAATCATGCTGCACTAAAATCTGTCCTATGACTTCTTCAGCAAACACATCTCTGCCTAGATTTTATACCAGTTTGCTGTTTTCCTCTAGCCAAGAACTTGGCCATGTTTCCCAAGTCTCTCTTCTCTGATCCTCCAATATCAGGACTAGTAACTAAAACATTTCCTTGCTACAGGATCTGCCCAAAGGAGTGTGTCTCAGTGACACTTGCTTGACGTGAGCCAGACCTAGCTCCCAGTAAAGGAAGGGCTGCTAGATTGATCCCTCAAGGAGTAAGAGCCCAGAACAAGGTTCAGTGTTACTGGGAATCCTGACTGCCCTTTGCTgggctccttcccctctcccttctaTGCTTGCCACAAAACCCCAATAACCCAGCCTCTTGGGCTCACGGGTGTCTTCTCTTGCAGTGGGTCAATGGAGTGCAAGTCGTGGAGCACGAAGGGGGGCACCTCCCTTTTGAAGCAGATATAAGCAGCATCATCCAGGGCAGCCCAGGGATCCCCTGCCGCATCACCGTTGCGCTCAACAACACTCTGACACCCCATACTCTGCCTCCGGGGTCAATTCAGTACATGAATGACAAAACAAGGTGAGTTGCTAAAGCGCTGTACTGCTGAGCTTATCCCAGGGATGAGAGAATGGGAATTTATTCAGCTGCTGGTTCATAAGACCCTCCAAGCAACTTACAAAGGCATGGGCTGTATTTATGCCGAAATTCATCAGTGGAGCAGGGAGGAGTTTAAGCTTTGGTGTTATGAGGAATCTGCACTGAGTTATTGCATCAGTTTTATACACAGGAAACTGGGATTAAGTGATTTGCCAGGTTGGACCAATGACAGATTTGACAAGCTTGAATTCAGCTGGAAACTGCAAGTACCAGCTATCCTGAAGGATCAAACTGATTTAGTGCATTAGATGTTTGTTAACTGGTAGTCCCCTTCAgtgtagcagcagcagcattactGAGACATAGATCCATCCTGTTGTAAAGACTATTTTACCACCTAGCATCTATTTTTAGATGACTATTTTACATTGCTAGCATCCATATGCTGCCTTCAGTTCTTGTGTAATGGAACATAATGTAGCCATTTCTCCTGTCTTGCTCACTCAGGTATCCCAGGAACTATTTTGTACAGAACATCAAGTTTGATTTCTTTAATTATGCTGGAATCCATCGCCCGGTTGTGCTTTACACCACTCCTTCTGTCTACATAGATGATATTACTGTGACAACTACCTCATCAGAGAGAGTTGGTAGGTCCAAAACAATTACAGCAGCTACCTCAGGCTCCAAATGGAGCTGACAAGGGCAGCAGAGAAAATATCCTGCAAAAGTCCGATTGAATTTGTTTCGTAGTGGCTTTTTCTTGAACCTGAGCTGGTCTATtgcacagctcagcagctgcaagAATATGGTAAAGAGTTCAgaagcaataagaaaaaaagaagtgcttgCAAGAGACTACTGTTAAAGTGGAAGGATGATCAGGTGTTCCTCGAAGTAGAATTTCTCAGTAGGGGCAGTATTCCTGCCACTTAAAGCAAGATTATTTCTATGTAACAGAGTTGTGTAATACACAAATCTTTCTGGAAACTTCTGAACCTCAAGACAGACAGCTCATGCTTCTTACATTCAATTCATGCCACTCTTGTTGTTCTATATCTCCCtcattttttaatgctgctgtaTGTGAAAACCCTCCAACAATTgatgcatttttcctttcatggcAGCCTCTGattgtcttttgtttcctttgaaacaGCAATGGTGCAATATCAGGTGTCGGTTGTTGGCAGCACACGCTATTCCTTGTCCGTGAGTTTACGTAACCAAGAAGGGAGAGTGGTTGCTACAGGCGATGGGCCAGCTGGAGAGCTAGAAGTTGTGAACCCAAATCTTTGGTGGCCTTACCTGATGCACAAGAACCCTGGATACCTCTATTCCTTAGAGGTAACAGTGACATTTGTTCCTTTCTGTGTGCGTTTCCTCTGTCTAAGAGGGTTAAGGAACTGCCATATGGCCCGTCTTCCATACTCATCTTCTCCCATGGATCCTGTTCATGTGACGAGAGTGGCATCGCTAATTATACAGTAATCAAACCAAGCTTTACCAGCTTCCTGGATGCTGAACTGAAAGGTCTGTTGGTGAGAAGAGGGGGGCATGCCTGGGGTGCACGCATGCACTCTCAGATGCTTGCCCTTCACACTTAGGGCCCAATCCATCCCTTGCAAAAGGACCGTTTGAGACAATACAGGGGAGGAGATATCGCAAAAGCAGAGAGTCTCTGAGAAGCAGGCTGCTAACCTCTTCCACATGCTTTGCCATGCAATTAGCTTTCTTCCCCGTCTGCAAGACAAGAGTTCAGCATCAATAGCACGAGCCTGGAAGACTGTATGTGAGTTAAGGATGAGTAGTGACGTTTAGATGCAGAAATTAGAGCAGGTGAGCTGCTGTGAGTTTCACGACATTTCCATCGTTGCCTGGTATCAAGGCACGGGGCAGAAGAGGTGTACTGCTGCCTTGCCTGGGAGGATGAAATGGCCCAGATGGGTAAggggaaaagaaactgaagctcTTACAGTGAACAAGCCCCAGAAGGGTCATCCAGGGTTCATTCTTCATCCTTCAACTTCCCCAGCttggatttctgttttctgtttagtcGGACTTTGCTCCTTCCCTGAGGAGGTACGTGGGGACCACAAGAATCAGCTGAAGCAGCAGTGAGGAGCAGGCACCATTctgaggctgggctgggaaaTGGCTGGGTAGTCAGGATAGCCCTTACAGAcaagggggagggaggacagGGCATCCTTGCAAAGCCCAGCACGTCATTTGCGTCTCCCCTTTGGAAATCCAGGTGAAAATGCAGGCGCAGGCGAACAGGACATTGCTGGAGGACATGTACACCCTCCCGGTCGGCATCCGCACCGTCCGTGTCACCAGCACGCAGTTCCTCATCAACGGCAGGCCCTTCTACTTCCACGGCGTCAACAAGCACGAAGACGCGGACGTAAGTGTGCGGCGCCCGTGGTGGGGGCACCTAATGGCGCCTCGCTTTGTGCCGCTGAGGCAGTGCCCACTCTCACCTCCCCCTTCCACCCAAAGGGGCCGTTTCCTCACACCCTTCTCCCAggccgggagctgccgggggACTGGGGTGAAATTTTTGCCAGCATTAAGGGGACGCGATGCCCGGTCCTGCCATAGTCGCGACATCCCGCTCGGGGTGCATGGGCAAGCCCGGGTGCGCTGGCAGAGGAGCTAAACAATCTCCCAGCCATGGCTTCCAGTCAGAAATAGAACTCTCGGTTTCCCCAGCCCGGGAGATGCCGGGGACAAAGTCTCCGGCGGGGAGGCCGGAGCCGCGGAGGAGCCGCGGAGGAGCCGCGCAGCCCGTCCGCAGggaggccccggccccgccccagccGCCCGCCGGGCACTCCCTcagggcggcgggcgcgggctCCGCTCGGGGGAGGCGCAgagccccgccggccgggggcCCTCCTTCACCCTGTCCTCCCCTGCCCGCCTGAGGGACACCGCCTgtgaaagggagggagagggccATCCCCTCCATTCCAAACAACCGGGGTCTGGGTGTGCGTGTGGCAGTGCCCCTCGGAAAGGCAAACGCCGCACGGAGAGGTGGCGCAGTCAGCTAGAAATGGTGCCTGAGGCTGGAAACGCTCTGGGAGCGGGACGGAAAAGCGGCGGTGCCCAGCTGACGTGAGGAGAAGCCCTGGCCTGGCAGTGCGACGGGGTGTGAtgtctctctcccccctccccccagatCCGTGGCAAAGGCCTCGACTGGCCCCTGGTCGTGAAGGACTTCAACCTGCTGCGCTGGCTGGGGGCGAACTCTTTCCGCACCAGCCACTACCCCTATGCCGAAGAGATCATGGACCTGTGCGATGCCTACGGCATCGTGGTGATCGATGAGTGCCCGGGAGTGGGGATTAAAATGCCGTAAGCGATTGCTCACAGGAcccttccccttctttctgtGTTCATCCCTGCCGCAGCGTCCCCCAGCGCCCGTTGTCCTGATAATGGAAGTACTTTGCTCTATTTAGAAATCAGCCCGTTGTGCCATGTGTGCCTAGTGAGGTTGGGCAACTGGAGGGCGTTTTGCCATATGGCTATTGCGTCATTTGGTCTGGCTTGATTAATGAGCCCAAACCACAGCCCTGAACTGCGCAGCAGGCTTTGGGGAAATAGGGCAGAAGCCATATTCAGCGTCAAGGCTTAGCTGTGCTTATACACCCCAGAGGCTTGATTTTTCACAGGGAAGGTTAAAGGGGATAGATTTTATACTGTCACCTCACCAGGTCTTGCTTCCTTTTGTCTTTAAGCGAGAGCTTTGGGAACAAGTCCTTGCAGCATCATCTTGTTGTGATGGAGGAGCTGATCCGCAGGGATAAGAACAGGCCATCAGTCGTGATGTGGTCAGTAGCCAACGAGCCGGCATCGGAGCTGCCCCCAGCAGCTTACTACTTTAAGTAAGTGCGTCTGCTTGTACACAGAGCTGAGGCTTGAATCTTGGCAGAtgatgcattttcttcctttgggatggcacagaaaagcagtaaagAGAGGGCAAGCACTTTTTTGGGAACCCTGAAACAGTACCCGCAGATGCAAACTAAAAGCGTAACTGCTGTGTGTGTTGAACTGATGCTCAGAACCACACAACAGTCTCAAACTGTTGTTTCTGAACCAGTAAGACTCTGCAAAATTACCAGGAGTCCATTTGGTCCGAGCATCTCGTCTTGACCTAAGGGTCAAGCAAAAGCAGACCTGATGGGAACAGGATATTCCTTGTTACCAATGGAAGACAAGTGCTAAATTATTTGAGAATTACAGCAAAGCTGGAAAATAATTGCCCTTTAATTCTGAAGACAAGGTTCTTCAGTTAGTGCTGGTTATTTGTTCTGCGGGGGATTGTGACACCCCACTTCAAAGCCACTGCTTTGAGTCCTTACAGACcccttggttttatttttaaagagattaaAGCTTTGGATAGCCAGGAGTCATCTCTGTAATGGGGTAGCAGACTGTCCCTAGTAGCTGTAGGTGCATTAAGAGGTAACTGtgaattattcctttttcttcctgcagcgtcaaggctgcagcagagcttgACACTTCCATTCTCTGTCTCATCTCCCTCATTCAGGGTTTCCACAAAAGCTGACAGCCTTTgactgctctgcctgctgtggtGTAGGGTTAGGGTCTCATGTTTTTGCAGGAACACATCCCAAGAGTTGTTCAGAAACGTCTCACATTTTCATGACCAAACTCACTGTCCCTTCACCAACTTGCAAGCTGCTGGCACCAACATACAAATTAACATGCCTGCATTTGGTATACCTCCACTCTTTTGTCAGGTGGGATAGCAAACAGCTTTGTGACAGATAAAGGTCTCTTTGCCATGATATTTATACTCCTGCAGAACTGGCTCAAATTGCAGGCACTTTACAGCAGATGATCACCAAGTATCCTgcagtatttaattaaaaatactgtctgCTAAATCAAAAGCCACTCCAAATgtctggggggggtgtgtgtgaaaGGACAGAGAGCCTGGGGAAATGGGGCTGTGCTTCTCCATACTGTTGTTGAACTCCTGCTTTACTGTTTGCAAACAGGACCGTGATAGCTCACACTAAAGCTCTGGATCCCTCCAGACCAGTAACCTTTGTGACAGATGCTGATTACGCTCGTGATTGTGGTGTAAGTTTACTTAattttctagggttttttttgtttgttttttaattcatacATTAAATTTCCTCTTGTCATGTCTTCTACAGTCCtttccctccacctccccaaGTTTACTGGAGATACTTAACAGggagatgcagaagaaaacttacatttttctttctagtacaAAGCACTTTATCCTGCAGTTGTagtccagctgaaaaaaaaaaaaaacgcatcTGTGAGAGAGCAGTTCTTTGTCTAGAGTGAAGTATGCAGGATCAGACCCCTGGATTCCATTAACATTGTCATGCTTTGTTATTCCGTTGGTTGTGTTTACTAATGCTCAGGATTTTCACTTGCAATTGAACCAAAGCTTAAACCTCTTTAAAACGCTAACAGCCCTCGTGGAAGTCTAAAGGAAGGAAGCTTTGCTTTAATTCCTGCTTTAAACTGCTCTAGATCTTCTTTGGCAGTTGTCTGTTAAGGTTGAATAATCTAAAAGCTCTTCCAGCTTCATAATTAAAGTCAGTCCTAGAGCTGTATAAATAGCCAAAAGGCACTTTTCTTGGATGTCTGTGCCTTAAGCTGGCCATAGCATGAACCAAGGATCTTTAACACTCATAAATTTATTTCCAGGGTAGTttctatgtaatttttaattttccaggATAGCTTTATAATACTTGTCACTACTGTACAATAAACACTTCTAGCTGGTGAGTTTGTAGGTACACGCTACCACATGTCCCTGCTACAGGTTacactttgtatttctttcaacCTGTCCTACAATTAGCAGGAACAGCCTTCTGTAACTCCGAGAGGTCtgttcctccccaccccaggaaaaaaaaaacctggtggCCGTAGTTTTGAAGGAGCCCAGCAGGGATCTGCTCTTGGATATTGTTTCATcaggcacgcacacacagactCTGACATCCCATCCCCACTAGCGTGTTCTCACTAGCTTGagacacaggaaaacaaacccaaagaatAGATCTCATACACTGATGTGATATTagaacttttcttttcttttattacaaAACATGTTAAGAGAACATTGAACAAGTTACATACAACATCACTTTATCTTTAGTGGGCTTTGTGCCCTTTTATCATACTGTCCATGTGGTAGAAATGGCATATAACTTGCAGAATGCTTAGTCTTAGTATTGCACCATTGATGCACAAATTTAGTTGCTAGTCAAAATATTTGACCACTAACTTGATAATCACATTCCAATACTCAAAAAGTACATCTAAGTGTACCAGCAAGCCAGAGACATCTTGGAAACTCAAAAACTTCTAACAAACCTGAGGATGGAATGGGTTGATCTTGTCTAACTCTTTGCTGTGACTTCCTAAGCCTGTAAGGAAAATGCCAAATTACGCTATCAGCTTGTTAAATTtatcctgctttttttcctgggaaagaTGTCATGTTGGGAGGGCGTGAGTGATGAGGGAAAAGACTTTATTCTCAGTGTAATAAAAACTAGATTCCATGAAATGAACCAAAAGGAGGATTTAGCTTCATGAGTGAAGTTTGTCTACTTTGAGCTCTGTGACAAAACACTCCCATCTTGTTTTTTGTAGGCTCCTTATGTGGATGTAATTTGTGTAAATAGCTACTTCTCCTGGTATCATGACCCAGGCCACCTGGAAGTTATTCCACTACAACTCACAACACAGTTTGAGAACTGGTATAAAACCTACAACAAACCCATTATCCAGAGCGAATATGGAGCAGACTCAGTTCCTGGACTTCACAGTGTAAGTATTATAGACACcctagatgaaaaaaaaaaaaaagcgctgcTCTTCTTTATAGCATCAGAAAAACTTAATTAGAAGAGATGAGTACCATTGAGCCTGACTACTTAGTTTTGAGATGCATTAACTTGTAAGTGTCTGAAAGACTCCAGGATTGTAATCCtcctccactgaaatcagtgagcTTTGCCACTGACTAACAGGTTAGATTCCACCTAAAGAGGAGTTTTTAGCTTGGAGTAAAAGCACTGAGCACTTGGAAATCTGTACTTTGGCATTTGTAGAAAATACTTCATCGGAAGATATGACACTGGAGATTGGACATTCATTTCATGATGCTATCCTGCACAGAAGGGGGTGGCACTCCTATACCTATTGTAATAAAGCACCATTACCAAGCAAAACTGCaggctcccccccgccccgcccccccccccagctatATTTGGCATCGTTTGTATTTTATGTGCATTTCCCCTTAATAATTTCAGTAGTTGCTAATTGTCACTAAATAGCCATTGTTAACGCAATGGCAATGAAAAGACCAAGCAATTGTAAAGCTTGTCTTCAGGGCGCAGGTTCCCAGTAAATAGGAAGTTAACATATGGAGCCTTTGCTGAGATTAACCCTCACCTTCATTCAAGGCCACGTCTTTTTCTTGGCTGTAGGATCCACCTCTTATGTTCAGTGAGGAGTATCAGAAAGCTATGCTGAAAGAGTACCATTCCGTTTTTgacaaaaagaggaaagagtaTGTGATTGGGGAGCTCATATGGAATTTTGCTGATTTCATGACGAACCAAGGTAAGCTTCTATTTATATTCTAAGCAACTCTCCATCCTCCCCTGCAAGTTTAAAATAGTTTATGATACACAAAGGATATTGTGCTGTAGGGTAGG
This window of the Pelecanus crispus isolate bPelCri1 chromosome 12, bPelCri1.pri, whole genome shotgun sequence genome carries:
- the GUSB gene encoding beta-glucuronidase — translated: MAAGASGGGVGRGMAGGCCLLLLLALGRAAAPPPGGMLYPRETPSRERKELDGLWSFRADLSPGRDAGFVHRWYRQPLWQTGPVIDMPVPASFNDITQDPSLENYIGWVWYEKEVLLPRHWLQDDLNTRVVLRFGSAHYYSIVWVNGVQVVEHEGGHLPFEADISSIIQGSPGIPCRITVALNNTLTPHTLPPGSIQYMNDKTRYPRNYFVQNIKFDFFNYAGIHRPVVLYTTPSVYIDDITVTTTSSERVAMVQYQVSVVGSTRYSLSVSLRNQEGRVVATGDGPAGELEVVNPNLWWPYLMHKNPGYLYSLEVKMQAQANRTLLEDMYTLPVGIRTVRVTSTQFLINGRPFYFHGVNKHEDADIRGKGLDWPLVVKDFNLLRWLGANSFRTSHYPYAEEIMDLCDAYGIVVIDECPGVGIKMPESFGNKSLQHHLVVMEELIRRDKNRPSVVMWSVANEPASELPPAAYYFKTVIAHTKALDPSRPVTFVTDADYARDCGAPYVDVICVNSYFSWYHDPGHLEVIPLQLTTQFENWYKTYNKPIIQSEYGADSVPGLHSDPPLMFSEEYQKAMLKEYHSVFDKKRKEYVIGELIWNFADFMTNQGTTRVLGNKKGIFTRQRQPKSAAFVLRERYWKIANESNCLPPIINHIPSF